From a region of the Alphaproteobacteria bacterium genome:
- a CDS encoding thiamine pyrophosphate-binding protein, with the protein MSTGAGLRSGGQVLVDQLQIHGVDTAFCVPGESYLAVIDAMHDASNEIRFITCRHEGGAANMAEAYAKMTGKPGILMVTRGPGACHASAGVHTAMQDSTPMVILIGQVARDQEYREAFQELDYRKFYGALCKWAGQIESADRIPEMLSKAFYHAMSGRPGPVALALPEDMLRDMTDVADADPFKTVRPGVDPDEMAALQDMLSQARKPLMIVGGGGWNQKACDDIVAYAEANNLPTAASFRCQDLFDNNHPNYVGELGTSVSNALSKQVADADLLLVVGARLGEMTTKGYSIVKVPRPTQKIVHVYPDPDEIGRVYQADLAIAAGVDKFAAAARKSTPVAAPNWSDWGDSGRQAYLENLKPSLSHPGNVDMWAIMQEIAAKAPDAVITSDAGNFSGWAQRFWKYSRFRTQVAPTSGSMGYGVPSAIGARLVSPDHPVIGFAGDGGFMMAAQEFATAAQYGIDPIIIVVNNSMYGTIRAHQERNYPERIVATALTNPDFVKWAESFGAYGALVEKTEDFAPAFDGALKAGRISLIEIKLDQQVISTSATLDQVRQAGLSAKR; encoded by the coding sequence ATGAGCACAGGCGCAGGCCTGCGGAGCGGCGGACAGGTTTTGGTCGACCAGTTGCAGATTCACGGGGTCGATACGGCCTTCTGCGTTCCCGGCGAGAGCTATCTCGCGGTGATCGACGCGATGCACGATGCATCGAACGAGATCAGGTTCATCACCTGCCGCCATGAAGGCGGCGCGGCGAACATGGCGGAGGCCTATGCCAAGATGACCGGCAAACCCGGCATCCTTATGGTCACGCGCGGTCCGGGCGCCTGTCACGCCAGCGCCGGTGTTCATACGGCCATGCAGGATTCGACCCCGATGGTCATCCTGATCGGCCAGGTGGCGCGCGATCAGGAATACCGCGAAGCCTTCCAGGAACTCGACTACCGGAAGTTCTATGGCGCGTTGTGCAAATGGGCGGGACAGATCGAAAGCGCCGACCGCATTCCGGAAATGCTCAGCAAGGCGTTCTATCACGCCATGTCGGGTCGCCCGGGTCCGGTGGCGCTGGCGCTGCCGGAAGACATGTTGCGCGACATGACGGACGTTGCCGATGCGGATCCTTTCAAGACGGTCCGGCCCGGCGTCGACCCCGACGAGATGGCGGCGCTGCAGGACATGCTGTCCCAGGCCCGGAAGCCGCTGATGATTGTCGGCGGCGGCGGCTGGAACCAGAAGGCCTGCGACGATATTGTCGCCTATGCCGAAGCCAACAACCTGCCGACCGCGGCCTCGTTCCGCTGTCAGGACCTGTTCGACAACAATCATCCCAACTATGTCGGCGAACTCGGCACCAGCGTCAGTAATGCGCTGTCGAAGCAGGTGGCGGATGCCGACCTGCTGCTCGTGGTCGGCGCGCGCCTTGGGGAAATGACGACCAAGGGCTATTCCATCGTCAAGGTGCCCCGCCCGACGCAGAAGATCGTCCATGTCTATCCCGATCCGGATGAAATCGGCCGGGTATATCAGGCGGACCTGGCAATTGCGGCCGGTGTCGACAAATTCGCCGCGGCGGCGCGCAAATCCACGCCGGTGGCCGCCCCGAACTGGAGCGACTGGGGCGACAGCGGGCGTCAGGCCTATCTGGAAAACCTGAAACCCAGCCTGTCCCATCCGGGCAATGTCGATATGTGGGCCATCATGCAGGAGATCGCCGCCAAAGCGCCCGATGCGGTGATTACGTCCGACGCCGGCAATTTTTCCGGCTGGGCGCAGCGTTTCTGGAAATATTCCCGGTTCCGCACCCAGGTCGCGCCGACCAGCGGATCGATGGGCTATGGCGTGCCCTCCGCGATTGGCGCCCGTCTGGTCAGCCCGGACCATCCGGTCATCGGTTTTGCCGGCGATGGCGGATTCATGATGGCGGCGCAGGAATTCGCGACCGCGGCCCAGTACGGCATCGACCCGATCATCATCGTCGTCAACAACAGCATGTACGGCACGATCCGGGCGCATCAGGAACGCAACTATCCGGAACGGATCGTCGCGACGGCGCTGACCAATCCGGATTTTGTCAAATGGGCCGAAAGCTTCGGCGCCTATGGCGCACTGGTGGAAAAGACCGAGGACTTCGCACCGGCCTTTGACGGCGCATTGAAGGCGGGCCGGATTTCGCTGATCGAAATCAAGCTCGACCAGCAGGTTATTTCAACTAGCGCGACACTGGACCAGGTCCGGCAGGCGGGGCTTTCCGCCAAGCGCTAG
- a CDS encoding NlpC/P60 family protein: MTAAGKRPIPPAMADPDPRIHPVRPDLAAEHLRDMVAAPRYVTGTVRTVEAGRVALRHSPDDSAALDTELLLGETVTVYDDDGGWSWLQNETDGYVGYARSDTLGPPLGPPTHRVAVLRSFLFPEPDLKTPPGKLASLHAALRVTGQEGSYSRLSDGNWIYTAHLAGADRFESDHAAVALRFLGTPYLWGGRSSIGLDCSALVQLVLARCGISAPRDTDMQSAAIGTAVDYSGDDAVLRRGDLVFWRGHVGIWIDRETFVHANATDMMVATGPLADIAARIEAAGAGPVTAVRRP, from the coding sequence TTGACAGCCGCCGGAAAGCGGCCTATTCCGCCAGCCATGGCCGATCCCGATCCCCGCATTCACCCGGTTCGACCCGACCTCGCGGCAGAGCATCTGCGCGATATGGTTGCGGCCCCGCGCTATGTCACGGGGACGGTACGAACCGTCGAGGCGGGTCGCGTCGCCCTGCGCCACTCGCCGGATGATTCCGCCGCCCTGGACACCGAATTGCTCCTTGGCGAAACCGTAACGGTTTATGACGACGACGGCGGATGGTCCTGGCTGCAAAATGAAACCGACGGATATGTCGGCTATGCCCGGTCCGATACGCTTGGCCCGCCGCTCGGCCCGCCAACGCACCGGGTCGCCGTGCTGCGCAGCTTCCTGTTTCCGGAACCGGACCTGAAAACGCCGCCCGGCAAACTGGCGAGCCTCCATGCCGCCCTCCGCGTTACCGGGCAGGAAGGATCCTACAGCCGGCTGAGTGACGGCAACTGGATCTATACCGCCCATCTGGCCGGCGCGGACAGGTTTGAATCTGATCACGCGGCCGTCGCGCTCCGGTTCCTCGGTACGCCCTATCTGTGGGGCGGCCGCAGCAGCATCGGCCTCGACTGTTCCGCGCTGGTGCAGCTTGTCCTGGCGCGCTGCGGCATATCGGCACCTCGCGATACCGACATGCAGTCAGCCGCCATCGGGACCGCCGTCGATTATTCCGGCGACGATGCTGTGCTGCGGCGCGGCGACCTTGTGTTCTGGCGCGGCCATGTCGGCATCTGGATCGACCGGGAAACTTTCGTTCATGCCAACGCGACCGACATGATGGTCGCCACCGGCCCGCTAGCGGACATCGCCGCACGCATCGAAGCCGCTGGCGCCGGCCCGGTCACCGCCGTCCGCCGTCCCTGA
- a CDS encoding MFS transporter — translation MAISSDQHDANLSDRSVAIRLSLYYVFVFINAGLYLPYWPVWLASRGLGPVEIGLLFSVGRFARVLSSPLIAQIADRRGDRRRPLLVLSGITAAGFLIYAVCTEFWQYFLVAILVGVAWGTIMPLGDSLAIVNTSRRPIQYGRVRLWGSISFILASLAGGKALELYPESVIFWILLASFVGVFAVCLLLPDSRVDAAPLRLSAIWRLFVHPTFALLMLASALLQSSHLVVYIFGTLHWRNAGIGDTMIGVLWAVGVIAEVALFAVGARVTARLRPGWLFIVAAIAGMIRWPLLAYATTLPVLIVTQTLHGVTFGAAHLAAMAFIAEAIPGRLSATAQSLHGAVALSIASAIIAPFLGGLFDNYGGGAFHAMTVLSFAGGLAAFLLMRRWPGGRLFE, via the coding sequence ATGGCAATTTCCAGCGACCAGCATGACGCCAACCTGTCGGACCGGTCGGTCGCGATACGGCTGTCGCTGTATTATGTGTTCGTCTTCATCAATGCCGGGCTGTACCTGCCCTATTGGCCGGTCTGGCTCGCGAGCCGGGGGCTGGGGCCGGTCGAGATCGGCCTGCTGTTCTCGGTCGGCCGCTTTGCGCGGGTCCTGTCCAGCCCGCTGATCGCGCAGATCGCCGACCGCCGCGGCGACCGGCGGCGGCCGCTGCTGGTGCTGAGCGGGATCACGGCGGCCGGGTTCCTGATTTACGCCGTCTGTACCGAATTCTGGCAGTATTTCCTCGTGGCGATCCTGGTCGGCGTGGCCTGGGGCACGATCATGCCGCTGGGCGACAGCCTGGCCATCGTCAATACGAGCAGGCGCCCGATTCAGTATGGCCGGGTGCGGCTCTGGGGTTCGATCAGCTTTATCCTGGCGTCGCTGGCCGGCGGCAAGGCGCTGGAGCTTTATCCGGAATCGGTCATCTTCTGGATATTGCTGGCCAGTTTCGTCGGCGTATTCGCGGTTTGCCTGCTGCTGCCGGATTCGCGGGTCGACGCGGCGCCGCTGCGCCTGTCGGCGATCTGGCGGCTGTTCGTCCATCCGACCTTCGCCTTGCTGATGCTGGCAAGCGCCCTGCTGCAGAGCAGCCACCTGGTCGTCTACATCTTCGGGACACTGCACTGGCGCAACGCGGGGATCGGCGACACGATGATCGGCGTCCTGTGGGCCGTGGGGGTCATTGCAGAGGTGGCGCTGTTCGCCGTGGGGGCGCGGGTGACGGCGCGCCTGCGGCCGGGCTGGCTGTTCATCGTGGCCGCCATCGCGGGAATGATCCGCTGGCCGCTGCTGGCCTATGCCACGACCCTGCCGGTCCTGATCGTGACGCAGACATTGCACGGGGTGACCTTCGGCGCGGCGCATCTGGCGGCGATGGCCTTCATTGCCGAAGCGATTCCCGGCCGCCTGTCCGCGACCGCGCAAAGCCTGCATGGCGCCGTCGCCCTGAGCATCGCATCGGCCATCATCGCCCCGTTCCTGGGCGGACTGTTCGACAATTATGGCGGCGGTGCGTTCCACGCCATGACAGTGCTGTCCTTCGCCGGCGGGCTTGCCGCGTTCCTGCTGATGCGGCGCTGGCCGGGCGGAAGGCTGTTTGAGTAG
- a CDS encoding DinB family protein, translating into MMLTHFRQFAAYNKWANTRLYDAVDTLADEAYFAPRQAFFGSIHGVLNHMMVGDTIWTSRLHGTSPSIALDSEMYAERAALRAARERMDADIIAYMADSTEEAMAGDVQFKTTSGDPQRMALAALLAHFFNHQTHHRGQAHDMLSQTDVAPPALDMLYFFRGR; encoded by the coding sequence ATGATGCTGACGCATTTCAGGCAGTTCGCGGCATATAACAAATGGGCCAATACCCGGCTGTACGATGCCGTCGATACGCTGGCGGATGAGGCCTATTTCGCGCCCCGGCAGGCATTCTTCGGGTCGATCCACGGCGTGCTGAATCACATGATGGTCGGCGATACGATCTGGACGTCGCGGCTGCACGGCACCTCGCCGTCGATTGCGCTCGACTCCGAAATGTATGCCGAACGGGCCGCGCTGCGCGCCGCGCGCGAAAGGATGGATGCGGATATCATCGCCTATATGGCCGACAGTACCGAGGAAGCGATGGCCGGCGATGTGCAGTTCAAGACCACCAGCGGCGACCCGCAGCGCATGGCGCTTGCGGCGCTGCTGGCGCATTTCTTCAACCATCAGACCCATCACCGCGGCCAGGCCCATGACATGTTGAGCCAGACCGACGTCGCCCCGCCGGCGCTGGACATGCTGTACTTCTTTCGCGGCCGGTAA